The DNA segment GCCCGCCGCCGCAGCAGGGCAGGGGCCCATCTACATGATGTGGGCTTACGTCAGCATGGCCGTCGTCCTGTTGGTTTGCGGTGCCTGGCAAGCCTCGAACCCCGATATTGTTTCCGAAGACCTTGCCGACAACGAATAGGCAAAACTTCGGGAAGAGAGTCGAGCCCCTACAATCGAATTTTTCCTAGGCATCCTCCTGTCCCATCTACCTTAAAAGGTACCTCCCGATGATCGAGCGAATTCTCGAACCCGAAGTCATGGACACGCCTCAGGAAGCGATGGACTACGACGACATGGACCACGCAGCGGTCAACGAGCTCTTTGTCGACGACCTGATCGCGTTTTTAGGGGTCGAACCGAATCGCGAAGCCGAGATGATCGATATTCTCGATCTCGGAACCGGCACGGCCCGAATTCCGATTATCCTGGCCGATCGCATCCCGCAGTGCCGGATCATGGGGGCGGACGCCTCGATCGCAATGCTGGATGTCGCCCGGATCAACATCGACATCGCCGGTCTGTTAGACCGCATCCAACTGATGAAAGTCGACGCCAAGCAAATCCACCACGAAGACGGCTTCTTCACTGGGGTTATGTCGAACAGCATTGTCCACCATATTCCCGAACCGTTGGCCGTCTTGCAGGAGAGCGTCCGCGTGGTCGAAGCTGGCGGGTGGCTCTTCTTCCGCGATCTGCTGCGACCTGATTCGCTCGATCAACTGAACCAATTGGTCGCAACCTATTGCGGTCAAGAGATCGAATCATCGCGTAAAATGTTCGCCGATTCGTTGCACGCTTCTCTCTCTTTAGAAGAGATTCAAAACCTGGTTGTTTCGCTGGGATTTCCCGCAGAATCAGTACAGCAAACATCCGACCGCCATTGGACATGGGCGGCCCGGAAGGCGACATAATCGATACAGGCAGCAGCTTTGTCGGACGTGGCGAAAAACTTGCGTTTCTTAGGTGCCGCAACACTCGCCGGATCATTAGCCACAACTACTATGCACGTAGTAGTGCGCGGATTCGTCGATCATAGAACATGGGTTTCAGCGGGAAAGCCTGGGATGATCGTGCGACGACTCCTGGAAAAGATGAACTCGTAAACATGGCTATCGATTGCCAGACACCTAACGCAAAATTTATTGCGGAACAAGTTATTACAACTCAAGCAGCCAACTGGCGAGTCGAACACGTCACCGACCTCAGCCCGGAAGATCCTTTATGGACCCAATGGGAAGAACTCGCCGGTTCGCGACTCTTTCTGGCGCCACGTTGGTTGATGCCCTGGTGGCGTGCCTATCGCGCACCAGGCTCGCAACTGCTGCTGCTTACGGTGCGTAACGCTCAAGACGAACTTATTGGCCTGGCTCCTTGGTTTCTGCAACGTACCTGGCTAAGCGGTAACAAGTTGCAATCGCTCGGCTGCGGCCTGGCTTGCACCGATTACATGTCGATCTTAACTCAGCCTCACAAGGAAGAAGCGGTCCTTTCCGCTCTGGCCGAGTACCTGAAGCAGCGCATGCCTCAAATCGATCACATCTATCTGGAAGGCATCGAAGCAGACAACCTTACCATGGGGCGTTTCGCCCAGATCATGGCCACCCAGTACGGCTATCAGTCTCGCGACGTCGAATGCCTCGATTGCTTTCGACTGCCTCTGCCCGCCGATTGGGAAACCTGGGTCATGCAGCTTTCCCGCTCGCGTCGTCGCCGCGTTCGCCAGTTGTGGCGTGATCAATTTGATACCGGCAAAGCGGTCATCAAAGTGGCCCACGACGAAAACACTTTGGCGGAAGGCTTCGAAATTCTGGTCGACCTGCATCAACGCCGCCAGAACGCGAT comes from the Bremerella cremea genome and includes:
- a CDS encoding class I SAM-dependent methyltransferase, with the protein product MIERILEPEVMDTPQEAMDYDDMDHAAVNELFVDDLIAFLGVEPNREAEMIDILDLGTGTARIPIILADRIPQCRIMGADASIAMLDVARINIDIAGLLDRIQLMKVDAKQIHHEDGFFTGVMSNSIVHHIPEPLAVLQESVRVVEAGGWLFFRDLLRPDSLDQLNQLVATYCGQEIESSRKMFADSLHASLSLEEIQNLVVSLGFPAESVQQTSDRHWTWAARKAT
- a CDS encoding GNAT family N-acetyltransferase, with amino-acid sequence MAIDCQTPNAKFIAEQVITTQAANWRVEHVTDLSPEDPLWTQWEELAGSRLFLAPRWLMPWWRAYRAPGSQLLLLTVRNAQDELIGLAPWFLQRTWLSGNKLQSLGCGLACTDYMSILTQPHKEEAVLSALAEYLKQRMPQIDHIYLEGIEADNLTMGRFAQIMATQYGYQSRDVECLDCFRLPLPADWETWVMQLSRSRRRRVRQLWRDQFDTGKAVIKVAHDENTLAEGFEILVDLHQRRQNAIGHPGSFASKAFYEFLWEAAQRHLASGQLRLQWVELEGKPVAAQLDLQEGDTLLDYCSGIAIDCEYARPGWLGVTAGIRHAIESGRTTFDFLRGDESYKSHWRAEPVKMIHLDLVPPTFKGRMLARLRATLGHAKALAKRLLRPTAKPEQSATNGEDDS